In Actinoplanes sp. NBC_00393, a single genomic region encodes these proteins:
- a CDS encoding DUF4314 domain-containing protein has product MKPFATGQRVAAVIDGDIASAFGHGPQGTVDSYDPEQQSLVVNWDDGTQQRLPAQTRLIRLTSSWTPAAGTGLSWQQTLEAARAAGGRAGRHAADWWCRHHIGADATGNPKAAARNALLDLAEDCPEMIDGLPLSASRDEQFAEPPTEADLLALRHGAAVPSGETVTAEQLEQAVDGYTWAFDVALLVHVTDQCLLVASPTGDGRDLSHLHPDRSRVGRYAVFSGEWYLTDDEGPDRYRVGYVGVLERAWNGWAVFACDRTVAEQIVADRAADREADRDSGLSPAEQDRELDQRWGRTYFDGDVLVVDQRIMQGDPEAIERVTARPDGRWSVRSMNLCWDAVDPACCDRIIGDLPASGREQAW; this is encoded by the coding sequence ATGAAACCCTTCGCCACTGGACAACGCGTCGCCGCCGTGATCGACGGCGACATCGCCAGCGCCTTCGGACACGGCCCGCAGGGCACCGTCGACAGCTACGACCCCGAGCAGCAGTCCCTCGTCGTCAACTGGGACGACGGCACCCAGCAGAGGCTGCCCGCGCAGACGCGGCTCATCCGGCTGACCTCCAGCTGGACGCCGGCTGCCGGGACCGGCCTGTCGTGGCAGCAGACCCTGGAGGCGGCCCGGGCCGCCGGTGGGCGAGCCGGCCGGCACGCCGCCGACTGGTGGTGTCGCCACCACATCGGCGCGGACGCCACGGGCAACCCGAAGGCAGCAGCCCGTAACGCGCTGCTCGACCTCGCCGAGGACTGCCCGGAGATGATCGACGGTCTGCCGCTGTCGGCATCTCGGGACGAGCAGTTCGCGGAGCCGCCGACCGAGGCGGACCTGCTCGCCCTGCGCCACGGCGCCGCCGTGCCCTCGGGGGAGACGGTCACGGCTGAGCAGCTGGAGCAGGCGGTCGACGGCTACACCTGGGCGTTCGACGTTGCTCTGCTCGTGCACGTCACCGATCAGTGCCTGCTGGTGGCCAGCCCGACCGGCGATGGCCGCGACCTGTCCCACCTGCACCCGGACCGCTCCAGGGTCGGCCGGTATGCGGTGTTCTCCGGCGAGTGGTACCTCACCGACGACGAGGGGCCGGACCGCTACCGGGTCGGGTACGTCGGTGTCTTGGAACGGGCCTGGAACGGGTGGGCGGTGTTCGCCTGCGACCGCACGGTCGCCGAGCAGATCGTCGCCGACCGTGCCGCCGACCGCGAAGCCGACCGCGACAGCGGGCTCAGCCCGGCCGAGCAGGACCGGGAACTGGACCAGCGGTGGGGCCGGACGTATTTCGACGGCGATGTGCTCGTCGTCGACCAGCGGATCATGCAGGGAGACCCCGAGGCGATCGAGCGGGTTACCGCCCGCCCTGATGGGCGGTGGTCGGTGCGGTCCATGAACCTGTGCTGGGACGCGGTCGATCCCGCTTGCTGCGACCGCATCATCGGTGACCTGCCGGCCAGCGGCCGGGAGCAGGCATGGTGA
- a CDS encoding DUF4314 domain-containing protein: MTVYLPGQRVVLIHTSDPHTRLEPSALGTVRRHDLQSNTVAVAWDDGSTLAMLLDDGDRITLSHGPHTSPADAPEEESPARADNPTRQGFERPAPPAADSDAVAYVTELPPCDIHRALSDTVIPAGYDGATRLGPWAYMCDGCFMTYGLGLGTGRGQRLILGRRPAPGAGIDGSGRD; encoded by the coding sequence GTGACCGTTTACCTGCCCGGCCAACGCGTCGTCCTGATCCACACCAGCGACCCGCACACCCGGCTAGAGCCCAGCGCCCTCGGCACCGTCCGTCGCCACGACCTGCAGTCGAACACCGTCGCCGTCGCCTGGGACGACGGTTCCACCCTGGCCATGCTGCTCGACGACGGCGACCGCATCACCCTTTCCCACGGCCCGCACACCAGCCCCGCGGACGCGCCGGAGGAGGAATCCCCGGCTCGGGCTGATAACCCGACAAGACAGGGCTTCGAGCGTCCGGCGCCACCGGCTGCCGACAGCGACGCCGTCGCTTACGTCACCGAGCTGCCGCCCTGCGACATCCACCGCGCCTTGAGCGACACGGTGATCCCGGCTGGCTACGACGGCGCGACCCGCCTCGGGCCGTGGGCCTACATGTGCGATGGCTGCTTCATGACCTACGGCCTCGGCCTCGGTACCGGGCGCGGACAACGGCTGATCCTCGGCCGCCGACCCGCCCCTGGCGCGGGCATCGACGGCAGCGGCCGGGACTAA
- a CDS encoding GGDEF domain-containing protein: MSPLWTMIFTALGGVLAGFALTGALLYRQLELLDAARRQIAAEQRRAVNAERLARRDDTTGLPNRRAFLEHLEQALTTDIGVGVVMLDLDDFKTVNDTFNHEIGNDLLTAVGMRLADLRLPVTLAARLSGDEFALLVIGDEEQTRACARAAWRAITSTPIPIADRTDWRINASVGYTTDGATPRDLLRHADAAMYQAKQAGGGVCDRTAATEVWPKLPERGRCRDAHRR; encoded by the coding sequence TTGTCCCCTCTTTGGACCATGATCTTCACCGCGCTCGGTGGTGTCCTGGCCGGCTTCGCCCTCACCGGGGCACTGCTGTACCGGCAGCTGGAGCTGCTCGACGCCGCCCGCCGCCAGATCGCTGCCGAGCAGCGACGTGCCGTGAACGCCGAACGGCTCGCCCGCCGCGACGACACCACCGGCCTACCCAACCGGCGTGCCTTCCTCGAACACCTCGAGCAGGCACTCACCACCGACATCGGCGTCGGAGTGGTGATGCTCGACCTGGACGACTTCAAGACCGTCAACGACACCTTCAACCACGAGATCGGCAACGACCTGCTCACCGCCGTCGGCATGCGCCTGGCCGACCTGCGCCTACCGGTGACGCTCGCCGCCCGGCTGTCCGGCGATGAATTCGCGCTGCTCGTTATCGGCGACGAAGAGCAGACCCGCGCCTGCGCCCGCGCCGCCTGGCGGGCGATCACCAGCACCCCGATCCCGATCGCCGACCGCACCGACTGGCGCATCAACGCCAGCGTCGGCTACACCACCGACGGCGCCACACCCCGCGACCTGCTGCGCCACGCCGACGCGGCGATGTACCAGGCCAAACAAGCCGGCGGCGGCGTGTGCGACCGGACAGCGGCCACCGAGGTTTGGCCGAAACTGCCGGAACGTGGCCGCTGCCGCGACGCCCACCGCCGCTGA
- a CDS encoding MarR family winged helix-turn-helix transcriptional regulator, giving the protein MTDELRDRNTGEADQAEPANSNFAVLAAIAELGLDATPAAIAKKVGIAYSTVNPKLRAWENAGLAERFRHDTGQTLWRLTDAGRASTATPPQFADTVPPAETALADPTADGAIEPAMQAGSGPAAAAPPLVTSDSSEITDGGDDDETATSPAAPAPADGDTTSSATADSDTDRNGANSRTTATAPPAKRKRPKGALQASALAILQANSGSEYKVDELRKLIDEADAGTGYPRASHGAVANALDSLERDGKAVKVEDRKAATFTLASTAD; this is encoded by the coding sequence ATGACCGACGAACTCCGCGACCGAAACACCGGTGAGGCCGACCAGGCCGAACCGGCGAACAGCAACTTCGCCGTCCTGGCCGCGATCGCGGAACTCGGCCTGGACGCCACCCCCGCCGCCATCGCCAAGAAGGTCGGGATCGCCTACTCCACGGTGAACCCGAAGCTGCGCGCCTGGGAGAACGCCGGACTGGCCGAACGATTCCGGCACGACACCGGCCAGACGCTGTGGCGGCTGACCGACGCCGGCCGGGCCAGCACCGCGACACCGCCCCAGTTCGCCGACACCGTGCCACCTGCGGAAACGGCCCTGGCCGACCCCACTGCGGACGGGGCCATCGAGCCTGCCATGCAGGCGGGCAGCGGTCCGGCTGCCGCCGCGCCGCCCTTGGTCACGTCGGACTCCAGCGAGATCACCGACGGCGGCGACGACGACGAGACGGCTACCTCCCCCGCTGCGCCTGCTCCCGCCGACGGCGACACGACCAGCTCCGCAACGGCCGACTCCGATACCGACCGGAACGGTGCGAACAGCAGGACGACGGCTACGGCGCCGCCGGCCAAACGCAAGCGCCCCAAGGGGGCCTTGCAGGCCAGCGCGCTGGCCATTCTGCAGGCCAACTCGGGCAGCGAGTACAAGGTCGATGAGCTGCGGAAGCTGATCGATGAGGCCGACGCGGGCACCGGCTACCCGCGCGCCAGCCACGGCGCCGTCGCCAACGCCCTCGACTCCCTCGAACGAGACGGCAAGGCCGTGAAAGTCGAGGACCGCAAGGCGGCGACCTTCACGCTCGCGTCGACCGCCGACTGA
- a CDS encoding histone-like nucleoid-structuring protein Lsr2 — translation MATRIQRIVEDDFDRTTDGVGTYRFALEGTEYEIDLNEDNLERLRAALRPFVAAGRRLPKNSAARTGQAAPGTKADTGIRRWWREHQAGLDLPEYKTRGAIPNQVKIAFRDRTTQP, via the coding sequence GTGGCTACCCGTATCCAACGCATCGTCGAAGACGACTTCGACCGGACCACCGACGGGGTCGGCACCTACCGGTTCGCCCTCGAAGGCACCGAGTACGAGATCGACCTCAACGAGGACAACCTCGAGCGGCTGCGCGCCGCGTTGCGCCCGTTCGTCGCCGCCGGCCGACGGCTGCCGAAGAACTCCGCCGCAAGAACCGGCCAGGCGGCACCGGGCACGAAGGCCGACACCGGCATCCGGCGGTGGTGGCGTGAGCACCAGGCCGGCCTCGACCTGCCGGAGTACAAAACGCGGGGCGCCATCCCGAACCAGGTGAAGATCGCCTTCCGCGACCGCACCACGCAGCCCTAA
- a CDS encoding RNA polymerase sigma factor, with amino-acid sequence MTTTLHRPPVEADPALLARLHAGDSAAFAELYQRTVDRLTRYVAARLRDRDLVDDVVQDAFCTALAEPTRISADLIGSMLRLAARAVTAQSWSQRRYLRAAYTVYEDRTADRQPAVTADLLRRPGFRHALARLTPAQRTAVQLRYLDGYPRDHAARLMRRSVSAVTWLEREGLRRLHAAYTSRPAAAAHHQQP; translated from the coding sequence ATGACAACCACCCTGCACCGCCCGCCGGTCGAGGCGGATCCCGCGCTGCTGGCCCGCTTGCACGCGGGCGACAGCGCCGCGTTCGCCGAGCTGTACCAGCGCACCGTGGATCGGTTGACCCGCTACGTCGCCGCCCGGCTGCGCGACCGCGACCTGGTCGACGACGTGGTCCAGGACGCGTTCTGCACCGCGCTGGCCGAGCCGACCCGCATCAGCGCCGACCTGATCGGCTCCATGCTGCGGCTGGCCGCCCGCGCGGTGACCGCGCAGTCCTGGTCGCAGCGGCGCTACCTGCGCGCCGCCTACACCGTCTACGAGGACCGCACCGCCGACCGGCAACCCGCGGTGACCGCCGACCTGCTGCGCCGGCCCGGCTTTCGCCACGCCCTCGCCCGGCTCACCCCGGCCCAGCGCACGGCGGTGCAGCTGCGCTACCTCGACGGCTACCCGCGCGACCACGCCGCCCGGCTGATGCGGCGCAGCGTCAGCGCGGTGACCTGGCTCGAACGCGAAGGGCTGCGCCGCCTGCACGCCGCCTACACCTCACGGCCCGCTGCCGCGGCCCACCACCAACAACCGTAA
- a CDS encoding replication-relaxation family protein translates to MDRLDRLRRLTARDHLLLSWLAEHYVLTTGQIATALFPSLRSARLRLAVLTSLQAVTRFVDVTTGDRQYLYTLGPLGTVVYPTQYNDPLRTDGREPRSSVERTERIIGSRRLPHLLGTNQLFVDLHAYTRTDPNAQLARWWSEQHATAVYGAVAAVADGPGIRPDGHGVWAAGGREVGFFLEHDNGTETIGTVLRKLREYDRLALGGGPRYSVLLRVPGRRREQHLLDVLAGARLAMPIATGVHTEHPAGPAWTLTHDPGLRRWLHELPSDHGPENPATNPHRYPGAAAA, encoded by the coding sequence TTGGACCGCCTCGACCGGCTGCGTCGCCTGACCGCCCGTGACCACCTGCTGCTGTCCTGGCTCGCCGAGCACTACGTGCTGACCACCGGCCAGATCGCCACCGCCCTGTTCCCGTCGCTGCGCTCGGCCCGGCTGCGCCTGGCCGTACTCACCTCGTTGCAGGCCGTGACCCGCTTCGTCGACGTCACCACCGGCGACCGCCAGTACCTCTACACCCTCGGCCCGCTCGGTACGGTGGTCTACCCGACGCAGTACAACGACCCGCTGCGCACCGACGGCCGCGAGCCGCGCTCCAGTGTGGAACGCACCGAGCGCATCATCGGCAGCCGCCGGCTGCCGCACCTGCTCGGCACCAACCAGCTGTTCGTCGACCTGCACGCCTACACCCGCACCGACCCGAACGCTCAGCTGGCCCGCTGGTGGTCCGAACAGCACGCCACCGCCGTCTACGGGGCGGTCGCTGCGGTAGCCGACGGCCCCGGCATCCGCCCCGACGGGCACGGCGTCTGGGCGGCCGGCGGGCGGGAGGTCGGCTTCTTCCTCGAGCACGACAACGGCACCGAAACCATCGGCACCGTCCTGCGCAAGCTGCGCGAGTACGACCGGCTCGCCCTCGGTGGGGGTCCTCGCTACTCGGTCCTGCTGCGCGTTCCCGGCCGCCGCCGCGAACAGCACCTGCTCGACGTGCTCGCCGGGGCGCGGCTGGCCATGCCGATCGCGACCGGCGTCCACACCGAGCACCCCGCCGGCCCGGCCTGGACGCTGACCCACGACCCCGGGCTGCGCCGGTGGTTGCACGAGCTGCCGTCGGACCACGGCCCGGAGAACCCGGCCACCAACCCGCACCGCTACCCCGGCGCCGCTGCGGCGTAG